From the Pyxidicoccus trucidator genome, one window contains:
- a CDS encoding type II secretion system F family protein, which yields MLAGIVLLLVTGSVFFFSLVIFSVLSKAYEQYQERYVAKSMNDLSDMFLFIDPRQMLILNIACMCLLGILSYIIFNPILAVVATVFGFFLPMLMVKHYRKRRIKKFNVQLVDALQAMANAFKAGLTFPQAIEHVAREAMAPLSQEFGLFVKEVKLGVPLEEALINMGRRVGSDDLELVVVSTNIARQLGGNMAEMFETISTVIRERFRLEGKIDALTSQGKLQGWIVAAMPGVLGMVLNYMRPDLMEPMMNHIFGWILVVIIAIMEVMGILIIRRIVNIDI from the coding sequence ATGCTCGCCGGAATCGTCCTCCTCCTCGTCACCGGGTCTGTCTTCTTCTTCAGCCTGGTGATCTTCAGCGTCCTGTCGAAGGCGTATGAGCAGTACCAGGAGCGCTACGTCGCCAAGTCGATGAACGACTTGAGCGACATGTTCCTCTTCATCGACCCCCGGCAGATGTTGATCCTCAACATCGCCTGCATGTGCTTGCTGGGGATCCTCTCCTACATCATCTTCAACCCCATCCTCGCGGTGGTGGCCACGGTGTTCGGCTTCTTCCTGCCGATGCTGATGGTCAAGCACTACCGCAAGCGGCGCATCAAGAAGTTCAACGTCCAGCTGGTGGACGCGCTGCAGGCCATGGCCAACGCCTTCAAGGCGGGCCTCACCTTCCCTCAGGCGATTGAGCACGTGGCGCGCGAGGCGATGGCGCCGCTGTCCCAGGAGTTCGGCCTGTTCGTGAAGGAAGTGAAGCTGGGCGTGCCCCTGGAAGAGGCGCTCATCAACATGGGGCGCCGGGTGGGCAGCGACGACCTGGAGCTGGTGGTGGTGTCCACGAACATCGCCCGGCAGCTCGGCGGCAACATGGCCGAGATGTTCGAGACCATCTCCACGGTGATTCGCGAGCGGTTCCGCCTGGAGGGGAAGATCGACGCGCTCACCTCGCAGGGCAAGCTGCAGGGGTGGATTGTCGCGGCCATGCCGGGCGTGCTGGGCATGGTGCTCAACTACATGCGGCCGGACCTGATGGAGCCCATGATGAACCACATCTTCGGATGGATCCTCGTGGTCATCATCGCCATCATGGAAGTGATGGGCATCCTCATCATCCGGCGCATCGTCAACATCGATATCTGA
- a CDS encoding type II secretion system F family protein has protein sequence MDVLTQVLVGSSALLFAGAVGFLGLGLYQTLLERFLSEVREESAGGVKGAGGVVIRRLGAMNRRFMWPGYEAKARRNLIKAGEPQGYKPEDIMALQEVSAVVGLLMGLFILNGTGQNLAWCVLFLLLGTYYPIMWLNDQVKKRHLQISRALPYSLDLLTLSVEAGLDFTAALAKVVEKGKAGPLREELQLVLKQLKMGKTREEGMKSMIVRVDLPPLTTFITALIQADKMGTSLGKVLRIQSTQMRIDRTQRAEKLAGEAPVKMLFPLIACIFPTVFMVLFGPIVFQFFFGEIS, from the coding sequence GTGGATGTCCTGACGCAAGTGCTGGTCGGCAGCTCGGCGCTGCTCTTCGCGGGGGCCGTGGGCTTCCTGGGCCTGGGCCTGTACCAGACGCTGTTGGAGCGCTTCCTCTCGGAGGTTCGCGAGGAGTCGGCGGGTGGTGTGAAGGGCGCGGGTGGCGTGGTCATCCGCCGGCTGGGCGCGATGAACCGGCGCTTCATGTGGCCGGGCTACGAGGCCAAGGCGCGCCGCAACCTCATCAAGGCCGGTGAGCCGCAGGGCTACAAGCCCGAGGACATCATGGCGCTGCAGGAGGTGAGCGCCGTGGTGGGCCTGCTGATGGGCCTGTTCATCCTCAACGGCACGGGCCAGAACCTGGCGTGGTGCGTGCTGTTCCTGCTGCTCGGCACCTACTACCCCATCATGTGGCTGAACGACCAGGTGAAGAAGCGCCACCTGCAGATCAGCCGCGCGCTGCCCTACAGCCTCGACCTCCTGACGCTGTCCGTGGAAGCGGGCCTGGACTTCACCGCCGCGCTGGCGAAGGTGGTGGAGAAGGGCAAGGCGGGCCCGCTGCGCGAGGAGCTGCAGCTGGTGCTCAAGCAGCTGAAGATGGGCAAGACGCGTGAAGAGGGCATGAAGAGCATGATCGTCCGGGTGGACCTGCCGCCGCTGACGACGTTCATCACCGCGCTCATCCAGGCGGACAAGATGGGCACCAGCCTTGGCAAGGTGCTGCGCATCCAGTCCACGCAGATGCGCATCGACCGCACCCAGCGGGCGGAGAAGCTGGCCGGCGAGGCCCCGGTGAAGATGCTCTTCCCGCTCATCGCCTGCATCTTCCCGACGGTGTTCATGGTGCTGTTCGGGCCCATCGTGTTCCAGTTCTTCTTCGGCGAGATCTCCTGA
- a CDS encoding FHA domain-containing protein encodes MKIGRTSENDLVLHDHGVSRRHARILERAGLYFAADVGSSNGTALNGTLLPGEQQLRDGDRITVGPVEFTFVWVPPDGDEDATRPIRRHPPLGAPIDGVAENVPTGRLPAVSPVRPADSPSPAPAALAPVASLPVPARAAPAPAPVPAGADGLSAADRARRRRELAGSSGGQLALWWGALSLGARIAVGVPVLLVLLGGLGAVGWVFLPHGGVLGSSGPEPMELGLELVPDSFGLGEGVQWERPDQKAFDFQFVTPTRAVALIHYQASGISKEEVALVLNGVNLGWVPPDTTSTAERELESILPVITLKRGEQNSLVFDNVRNPPGNETWRVWNLRLEIIPVPELSRDDVLSKARQYAQTGARFYETKAVGAENLFKAWQQYRFAWITLEALDEKPDLYQDVRFQLGQVTTELDHKCSQLMLDFQRSVQYRNARKARAALQEVSRRFPTAEHRCHNRALELAYEHEL; translated from the coding sequence GTGAAGATCGGCCGCACCTCGGAGAACGACCTGGTGCTGCATGACCATGGCGTGTCCCGGCGGCATGCTCGCATCCTCGAGCGTGCGGGCCTGTACTTCGCCGCGGATGTGGGCAGCTCCAACGGCACCGCGCTCAACGGCACGCTGCTCCCGGGTGAGCAGCAGCTGAGGGACGGGGACCGCATCACCGTGGGGCCGGTGGAGTTCACCTTCGTCTGGGTTCCGCCCGACGGCGACGAGGACGCCACCCGCCCCATCCGCCGCCACCCGCCGCTGGGGGCGCCCATCGACGGCGTGGCGGAGAACGTCCCCACGGGGCGGCTCCCCGCCGTCAGCCCGGTAAGGCCCGCGGACTCGCCGTCGCCCGCTCCGGCGGCGCTGGCACCGGTGGCGTCGCTCCCGGTGCCCGCGAGGGCTGCTCCGGCGCCTGCGCCCGTGCCCGCCGGGGCCGACGGGCTGTCCGCCGCCGACCGCGCGCGCCGCCGCCGCGAGCTGGCCGGCAGCAGTGGCGGGCAGCTCGCGCTGTGGTGGGGCGCGCTGTCGCTGGGGGCCCGCATCGCGGTGGGCGTGCCGGTGCTGCTGGTGCTGCTCGGCGGCCTGGGCGCGGTGGGCTGGGTGTTCCTGCCGCACGGCGGAGTCCTGGGCTCGAGCGGACCCGAGCCGATGGAGCTCGGGCTGGAGCTGGTGCCGGACTCGTTCGGCCTGGGCGAGGGCGTCCAGTGGGAGCGCCCGGACCAGAAGGCCTTCGACTTCCAGTTCGTCACGCCCACCCGGGCGGTGGCGCTGATCCACTACCAGGCGAGCGGCATCTCCAAGGAGGAGGTGGCGCTGGTGCTCAACGGGGTCAACCTGGGCTGGGTGCCTCCGGATACGACGAGCACCGCGGAGCGGGAGCTGGAGTCCATCCTCCCGGTCATCACGCTCAAGCGCGGCGAGCAGAACTCGCTCGTCTTCGACAACGTCCGCAACCCGCCGGGCAACGAGACGTGGCGGGTGTGGAACCTCCGGCTGGAAATCATCCCCGTGCCGGAGCTGTCACGGGACGACGTGCTGTCCAAGGCGCGACAGTACGCCCAGACGGGTGCCCGCTTCTACGAGACGAAGGCCGTGGGCGCGGAGAACCTCTTCAAGGCATGGCAGCAGTACCGCTTCGCGTGGATCACCCTGGAGGCCCTGGACGAGAAGCCGGACCTGTACCAGGACGTGCGCTTCCAGCTTGGTCAGGTGACAACCGAGCTGGACCACAAGTGCAGCCAGCTGATGCTCGATTTCCAACGCAGCGTACAGTACCGCAACGCCAGGAAGGCCCGGGCGGCCCTGCAAGAGGTGAGCAGGCGCTTCCCTACGGCCGAGCATCGCTGCCACAATCGGGCGTTGGAATTGGCTTACGAGCACGAGCTGTAG